In Leucobacter sp. CX169, a single genomic region encodes these proteins:
- a CDS encoding YitT family protein: MRNRLLQLVPGLLLYGIADAFMIRAAIGVDSWTVFAQGISVHTGFGIGILTNLIGLAVLLLWIPLRQKPGIGTVLNILLVGPAIELGLWILPVPEALWLRVLYFALGLVLLAFASGIYIGARLGPGPRDGLMTGIHLRFGTPIWIGRTAIELTVVAIGWLLGGNVGVGTLAFAVLIGPLCAFTLPLFDRRWRTRETPAAEPESRDPAPPLPAAHSPRST, translated from the coding sequence ATGCGTAACAGACTCCTGCAGCTGGTCCCGGGACTCCTCCTCTACGGCATCGCCGACGCCTTCATGATCCGCGCGGCGATCGGCGTCGACTCCTGGACCGTGTTCGCCCAGGGCATCTCGGTACACACCGGCTTCGGCATCGGGATCCTCACGAACCTCATCGGGCTCGCCGTCCTCCTGCTCTGGATCCCGCTTCGGCAGAAACCCGGGATCGGCACGGTGCTCAACATCCTGCTCGTCGGACCGGCCATCGAGCTCGGGCTCTGGATCCTGCCCGTCCCCGAGGCGCTGTGGCTACGGGTACTGTATTTCGCCCTTGGCCTCGTATTGCTGGCCTTCGCGAGCGGCATCTACATCGGCGCACGCCTCGGCCCCGGCCCGCGCGATGGTCTGATGACGGGCATTCACCTGCGCTTCGGTACCCCGATCTGGATTGGCCGGACCGCTATCGAGCTCACCGTGGTCGCGATCGGCTGGCTCCTCGGCGGAAACGTCGGCGTCGGCACCCTCGCGTTCGCCGTCCTCATTGGCCCGCTCTGCGCGTTCACGCTGCCGCTCTTCGACCGACGCTGGCGCACCCGCGAGACGCCAGCGGCGGAGCCAGAGTCCAGAGACCCCGCCCCGCCGCTGCCCGCAGCCCACTCGCCGCGGTCGACCTGA
- a CDS encoding ABC transporter ATP-binding protein, with the protein MNDGTFAEAGADLELVGIEKRFPGFTAIEHLNLTIPAGSFFALLGPSGCGKTTTLRLVAGLEEATQGKILIGGEDVTSLKPHKRQVNTVFQSYALFPHMTVLENVAFGLRRRKMGDPLGKAHEVLRLVELDHISDRKPSQLSGGQQQRVALARAVVNRPALLLLDEPLGALDLKLRRQMQQELKQIQQEVGLTFLHVTHDQEEAMTMADTVAVMNKGRIEQMGAPEELYELPKTVFVANFLGQSNLFAVQVAGTTDTAIHTNFNGHRITVDRARSERDSGSITVGVRPEKLRLHMSAPADTAGINVVGPGRITDVSFIGVSTQYTVSSDEFGDVQVFAQNVESGPVGKRGDEVWLSWLAEHTFGLLDDHLETGSLTTEASTRAIAAQAAK; encoded by the coding sequence GTGAATGACGGTACTTTCGCTGAAGCCGGTGCAGACCTCGAACTCGTGGGGATCGAAAAGCGGTTCCCCGGGTTCACTGCAATCGAGCATTTGAACCTCACCATCCCGGCAGGATCCTTCTTCGCGTTGCTCGGCCCCTCGGGCTGCGGCAAAACGACGACGCTTCGCCTGGTGGCCGGCCTCGAAGAGGCCACCCAGGGCAAGATCTTGATCGGCGGGGAAGACGTCACGTCGCTGAAGCCGCACAAGCGGCAGGTGAACACCGTATTCCAGTCGTACGCGCTCTTCCCGCACATGACCGTGCTTGAGAACGTCGCGTTCGGCCTGCGCCGCCGCAAGATGGGGGATCCGCTGGGTAAGGCACACGAGGTGCTGCGCCTCGTGGAGCTCGACCACATCTCGGACCGCAAGCCCTCGCAGCTTTCGGGTGGTCAGCAACAGCGCGTGGCCCTGGCCCGTGCCGTCGTCAACCGCCCGGCGCTGTTGCTCCTCGATGAGCCCCTGGGGGCGCTCGACCTCAAGCTGCGTCGTCAGATGCAGCAGGAGCTCAAGCAGATCCAGCAAGAGGTCGGACTGACCTTCCTGCACGTCACACACGATCAGGAGGAGGCCATGACCATGGCTGACACCGTCGCAGTGATGAATAAGGGACGGATCGAGCAGATGGGCGCGCCCGAGGAGCTGTACGAACTGCCGAAGACGGTGTTCGTCGCGAACTTCCTCGGCCAGTCCAACCTCTTTGCCGTGCAGGTGGCGGGGACGACGGACACCGCGATCCACACCAACTTCAATGGGCACCGCATCACGGTCGACCGGGCGCGCAGCGAACGCGACTCGGGCTCGATTACCGTGGGCGTTCGTCCGGAGAAGCTGCGGCTGCACATGAGCGCGCCCGCCGATACGGCCGGGATCAACGTCGTGGGCCCTGGCCGCATTACGGACGTCTCGTTTATTGGCGTGAGCACGCAGTACACGGTGAGCTCGGACGAGTTCGGCGACGTGCAGGTCTTCGCGCAGAATGTCGAGTCTGGCCCGGTGGGCAAGCGCGGCGATGAGGTCTGGTTGAGCTGGCTCGCAGAGCACACCTTCGGTTTGCTCGACGACCACCTCGAGACCGGTTCGCTGACCACCGAGGCGTCGACCAGGGCCATCGCGGCCCAGGCCGCAAAGTAG
- a CDS encoding ABC transporter permease has translation MVYLLLPILYVFVFSFNDAGRNNITWRGFTLDNWTNPCGAPMVCQAFGNSLLIGVVSTVLATVLGSAIAIALVRYRFKFRSTISLLLFTPMATPEVVLGAGLAAQFLLAGVEKGIGTIILAHTMFCISYVVVAVKARVASLDPAIEEAGRDLYAPPSQVFWRITLPMLMPGIIGAALLSFALSFDDFIITAFNSGTATTFPKFIYTSALRGVPAQANVLASIVFFGALILVIGVQIARISRDKRLAKQ, from the coding sequence ATGGTCTACCTGCTGCTGCCCATCCTGTACGTGTTCGTGTTCTCGTTCAACGATGCGGGACGCAACAACATCACGTGGCGCGGGTTCACTCTCGACAACTGGACGAACCCCTGTGGCGCGCCCATGGTCTGCCAGGCGTTCGGGAACAGCCTGCTGATCGGCGTCGTCTCGACGGTCTTGGCAACGGTGCTCGGCAGCGCGATCGCGATCGCCCTCGTCCGGTACCGCTTCAAGTTCCGTTCGACGATCAGCCTGTTGCTGTTCACCCCGATGGCGACCCCCGAGGTCGTCCTGGGTGCGGGCCTCGCCGCGCAGTTCCTGCTCGCCGGTGTCGAGAAGGGGATCGGCACGATCATCCTCGCGCACACAATGTTCTGTATCTCGTACGTGGTCGTGGCGGTGAAGGCACGCGTGGCGAGCCTTGACCCGGCGATCGAAGAGGCGGGGCGTGACCTGTACGCACCGCCGAGCCAGGTGTTCTGGCGGATCACGCTGCCGATGCTCATGCCGGGCATCATCGGTGCCGCACTGCTCTCGTTTGCGCTGTCGTTTGATGACTTCATCATCACGGCGTTCAACTCGGGCACGGCGACGACGTTCCCGAAGTTCATCTACACCTCGGCGCTGCGGGGGGTGCCGGCACAGGCCAATGTGCTGGCGTCAATCGTGTTCTTCGGTGCACTGATACTCGTTATCGGTGTGCAGATCGCCCGCATTAGCCGAGACAAACGGCTCGCGAAGCAGTAA
- a CDS encoding PLP-dependent aminotransferase family protein, whose protein sequence is MIAQRLTARGLARHLGNWRGGGLAYAELAESISLLVRDGRILAGTALPAERPLAEELGVSRTTVAASYHQLRETGTAQSRRGSGTVIRRARVGEAEPWAEGSVSGIDLTRASPPPWAGLAELGARALTEHSDAFTSSGYDTVGHPALRAAIADRYTRRGLPTSAEQIMVTLGAQHAIFLIARTLLGRGDRSLIESPSYPHAREALVAAGALVAELPVGADGYDAASILEIAKRTSPRLAYLIPDHHNPTGLSMPQELRASLIAMLTAQGTAVIADETTAELTLGDPRLVTPFAASAEHAHQRDLILTVGSLGKTVWGGLRVGWIRAAPDLLARLEASRRVSDLGTGTWEQVLARLALEQYDEILAIRTRQLTAGHRALADGVAQLLPGWRLSAARGGVGVWADLGEPSSSRLCRESERRGVQLVPGPRFGSPGVFERYVRLPFTAPAAELARAVPLLREAWADRGQGIDVATRRATII, encoded by the coding sequence ATGATTGCGCAGCGACTCACCGCACGCGGGCTTGCACGCCACCTCGGGAACTGGCGCGGCGGGGGCCTCGCATATGCCGAACTGGCCGAGAGTATCTCGTTGCTGGTGCGCGACGGCAGGATCCTGGCGGGCACCGCGCTGCCCGCCGAGCGCCCGCTCGCAGAGGAGCTCGGCGTCTCTCGCACGACGGTCGCCGCGAGCTACCACCAGCTTCGGGAGACGGGGACGGCGCAGTCGCGGCGCGGCTCCGGCACGGTCATCAGGCGTGCGCGCGTAGGGGAAGCGGAGCCGTGGGCCGAGGGGTCCGTGTCCGGGATCGATCTGACGCGCGCCTCCCCGCCGCCGTGGGCTGGCCTCGCCGAACTCGGCGCGCGTGCGCTCACGGAGCACTCCGACGCGTTCACTAGTAGCGGCTACGACACCGTCGGACACCCGGCGCTTCGCGCCGCGATCGCCGACCGATACACGCGGCGCGGTCTGCCGACCTCGGCGGAGCAGATTATGGTGACGCTCGGCGCGCAGCACGCCATCTTTCTCATCGCCCGGACGCTGCTCGGTCGTGGGGACCGCAGCCTGATCGAGTCGCCGAGCTACCCGCATGCCCGCGAGGCGCTGGTTGCGGCCGGAGCGCTCGTGGCTGAGCTGCCCGTAGGGGCGGACGGCTACGACGCGGCAAGTATCCTCGAGATCGCGAAGCGCACGTCGCCCCGGCTCGCCTATCTGATTCCCGACCACCACAACCCGACCGGGTTGAGCATGCCGCAGGAGCTGCGGGCGAGCCTCATCGCGATGCTCACCGCCCAGGGCACCGCCGTCATCGCCGACGAGACCACGGCGGAGCTGACCCTGGGCGACCCTCGTCTCGTGACCCCGTTTGCGGCCTCAGCCGAACACGCGCATCAACGCGATTTGATCCTGACGGTCGGCTCCCTGGGAAAGACGGTGTGGGGCGGGCTGCGGGTGGGCTGGATTCGCGCAGCCCCGGATCTCCTGGCCAGGCTGGAGGCCTCGCGTCGCGTGAGCGACCTCGGCACCGGGACCTGGGAGCAGGTGCTCGCGCGCCTCGCCCTCGAGCAGTACGACGAGATCCTGGCGATCCGCACCCGGCAATTGACCGCCGGGCACCGGGCGCTCGCGGATGGCGTGGCGCAACTGCTGCCCGGCTGGCGGCTTTCGGCCGCGCGGGGCGGGGTCGGGGTGTGGGCCGACCTCGGGGAGCCCAGCAGTTCGCGGCTGTGCCGGGAGAGCGAGCGCCGGGGCGTGCAGTTGGTGCCTGGGCCGAGATTTGGCAGCCCAGGCGTGTTCGAGCGCTACGTGCGGCTGCCGTTTACGGCTCCGGCTGCAGAGCTCGCGCGCGCGGTGCCGCTCCTGCGCGAGGCCTGGGCGGACCGTGGGCAGGGGATCGATGTGGCGACCCGGCGCGCGACGATCATCTAG
- the ftsX gene encoding permease-like cell division protein FtsX: MRIGLVLGEVFSGLRRNVSVVISVILVTFVSLTFVGAAILMQLQIQQMKTFWYDRAQVAIYLCTDFDQSETCAGTDANEEQIQAVEDALRSDALAPYVSDFFFVDHDEAYTEFTKQFADNPVVDITRPEQLNQTFWVKLDDPSQSAIIQETFSGVPGVQSVSDQRSLLDQIFLLLGIASYTAIGIAGLMLIAAVLLISTTIRLSAFSRRREIGIMRLVGASNRFIQTPFILEGIIAALIGAVLASAASVAIVKFFVQDFLVVNVPFTSYITVEQSLIVPPILIAVGIVLSAFAAKVAITRYLRV, translated from the coding sequence ATGAGAATTGGTCTGGTACTCGGCGAGGTCTTCTCTGGCCTCCGCCGCAATGTTTCTGTGGTGATCTCGGTCATTTTGGTGACCTTTGTGTCGCTGACGTTCGTGGGCGCCGCAATCTTGATGCAGCTGCAGATCCAGCAGATGAAGACGTTCTGGTATGACCGGGCGCAGGTAGCGATCTACCTCTGTACCGACTTCGACCAGAGCGAGACCTGCGCGGGAACCGACGCGAACGAGGAGCAGATCCAGGCGGTCGAGGACGCGCTGCGTTCGGACGCCCTCGCCCCCTACGTTTCCGACTTCTTCTTCGTCGATCACGACGAGGCCTACACGGAGTTTACGAAGCAATTCGCCGACAACCCCGTGGTCGACATCACGCGGCCGGAGCAGCTCAACCAAACATTCTGGGTGAAGCTCGATGACCCGTCGCAGTCCGCGATCATCCAGGAGACGTTCTCGGGCGTCCCCGGAGTGCAAAGTGTCTCGGATCAGCGCAGCCTGCTCGACCAGATCTTCTTGCTGCTCGGGATCGCCAGCTACACGGCGATCGGCATCGCCGGGCTCATGCTGATCGCGGCAGTGTTGCTGATCTCCACGACGATCCGCCTCTCGGCGTTCTCGCGCAGGCGAGAAATCGGCATCATGCGCCTGGTGGGGGCATCGAACCGGTTCATCCAGACGCCGTTCATCCTTGAGGGAATCATCGCGGCGCTGATCGGGGCGGTGCTCGCAAGCGCGGCTTCGGTCGCGATCGTGAAGTTCTTCGTGCAGGACTTCCTGGTGGTCAACGTGCCGTTTACGAGCTACATCACGGTCGAGCAGTCGCTCATCGTGCCGCCGATCTTGATCGCAGTCGGGATTGTGCTCTCGGCCTTCGCGGCGAAGGTTGCAATCACACGCTACCTTCGCGTCTAA
- a CDS encoding PotD/PotF family extracellular solute-binding protein: MVQRLPEDPMVQRLIAYARSAQMSRRGLMKGVGIGAAGAGALALSACAPGAGSPDQGDGSAGTIVWGNWPFYLDFDEESGTYPSLDAFMKQTNIQVDYLEDIDDNNTFYGKIKDQLKLGQHTGYDVITFTDWVNGRLITDGQIQELDKANMPNTSRLLPTLVDSLDLDPGRKFTMPWQAPAAGVVWNTKEVPDGIRTLDDLLRPELKGRVGVLSEMRDTMGIIMQAQGVDITQGWGDTEFDAALGWLDDALKSGQISKVKGNSYTQDLENDETLAAIAWTGDIAILNSEQGDRWTLDVPESGGTITADSFAIPNGTEAAEKKLAEEMINYYYEPEVAAMVADYVWFVTPVDGAREAMEKVNPDQVDNPYIFPDEEMANRLKTFRTLTPQEDNTYTKQFNNVLGV, from the coding sequence GTGGTTCAACGACTTCCCGAAGATCCGATGGTTCAAAGGCTGATTGCCTACGCTCGCAGCGCGCAGATGTCGCGCCGTGGCCTCATGAAGGGCGTCGGAATCGGTGCTGCCGGCGCCGGCGCGCTCGCGCTGAGTGCCTGCGCCCCCGGGGCTGGCTCACCGGATCAGGGTGACGGCTCGGCCGGCACCATCGTGTGGGGCAACTGGCCCTTCTACCTCGATTTCGACGAGGAGAGCGGCACGTACCCCTCGCTCGATGCGTTCATGAAGCAGACCAACATTCAGGTCGACTACCTCGAAGACATCGACGACAACAACACCTTCTACGGCAAGATCAAGGACCAGCTCAAGCTGGGACAGCACACGGGCTACGACGTCATCACCTTCACCGACTGGGTGAACGGTCGCCTCATCACTGACGGCCAGATCCAGGAGCTGGACAAGGCCAACATGCCGAACACCTCCCGCTTGCTGCCGACCCTCGTCGACAGCCTCGACCTCGACCCGGGCCGCAAGTTCACGATGCCCTGGCAGGCACCCGCCGCCGGTGTCGTGTGGAACACGAAGGAAGTCCCGGACGGCATCCGCACCCTCGACGACCTGCTGCGCCCGGAGCTGAAGGGCAGGGTGGGCGTGCTCTCCGAGATGCGCGACACCATGGGCATCATCATGCAGGCGCAGGGCGTCGACATTACGCAAGGCTGGGGCGACACCGAGTTCGACGCGGCGCTCGGCTGGCTTGACGACGCGCTCAAGAGTGGCCAGATCTCGAAGGTGAAGGGCAACTCCTACACGCAGGATCTCGAGAACGACGAGACGCTCGCGGCGATCGCCTGGACTGGCGACATCGCGATCCTGAACTCTGAGCAGGGCGATCGTTGGACGCTCGACGTCCCCGAGTCGGGCGGCACGATTACTGCCGACTCATTCGCGATTCCGAACGGCACCGAGGCGGCCGAGAAGAAGCTCGCGGAAGAGATGATCAACTACTACTACGAGCCCGAGGTCGCGGCCATGGTCGCCGACTACGTCTGGTTCGTGACCCCGGTTGACGGCGCGCGCGAGGCGATGGAGAAGGTCAATCCGGATCAGGTCGACAACCCGTACATCTTCCCGGACGAGGAGATGGCGAATCGCCTCAAGACCTTCCGCACGCTCACGCCGCAGGAAGACAACACGTACACCAAGCAGTTCAACAACGTCCTGGGGGTCTAA
- a CDS encoding ABC transporter permease, whose amino-acid sequence MAFTAFASGKVVEQAPRKGTWVALLLLLPGIAYMVLFFVTPFIQLFLTSLQAPAASGGIGDYVAATQFSNYWAALAEYWPQLVRSFTYALIATVVALVIAYPLAYMIGVKARSKPMLQGILLILVVAPFFISFLLRTLAWKQILPGEWIGTDFSVIFGLVYNFIPFMTLPIFASLQQLDLRLVEAGSDLYASPVTTFRKVTLPLSMTGIVSGTLLTFIPMSGDYVNASREFLGSTNTPMIGNVIEANFLQTQNYPMAASLSILLMIIILIIVATYVRKSGTEDLL is encoded by the coding sequence ATGGCATTTACCGCATTTGCGAGCGGCAAGGTCGTCGAACAGGCGCCGCGGAAGGGGACCTGGGTCGCGCTGCTCTTACTGCTTCCCGGTATCGCCTACATGGTGCTGTTCTTCGTGACGCCGTTCATTCAACTGTTCCTGACCTCGCTGCAGGCTCCGGCCGCCTCTGGCGGCATCGGAGATTACGTCGCAGCGACGCAATTCAGCAACTACTGGGCGGCACTCGCTGAGTACTGGCCGCAGCTGGTGCGCTCGTTCACGTACGCGCTGATCGCCACCGTGGTCGCGCTCGTGATCGCGTATCCGCTCGCCTACATGATCGGAGTCAAGGCACGTTCGAAGCCCATGTTGCAGGGCATTCTGCTGATCCTGGTGGTCGCGCCCTTCTTTATCAGCTTCCTGCTGCGGACGCTGGCCTGGAAGCAGATCCTCCCCGGCGAGTGGATCGGCACTGACTTCTCCGTGATCTTCGGCCTGGTCTACAACTTCATTCCCTTCATGACCCTGCCGATCTTCGCCTCACTGCAGCAGCTCGACCTGCGCCTGGTAGAGGCCGGTTCAGACCTCTACGCCTCGCCGGTCACGACCTTCCGCAAGGTCACCCTGCCGCTGTCGATGACGGGAATCGTCTCGGGAACGCTCCTCACCTTTATCCCGATGTCGGGCGACTACGTGAACGCGTCCCGCGAGTTCCTGGGATCAACGAACACCCCCATGATCGGTAACGTCATCGAGGCCAACTTCTTGCAGACGCAGAACTACCCGATGGCGGCGTCACTGTCGATCCTCCTGATGATCATCATCCTGATCATCGTGGCGACGTACGTGCGCAAGAGTGGCACGGAGGACCTGCTGTGA
- a CDS encoding APC family permease, protein MTATATMPRAGSGTLKRNLGLWAIVGLGLGYMTPTVVFDTFGMVARDTNNVVPAAYLVALIVMVFTAISYGKMSGAIPSAGSAYTYVRESIHPNVGFLVGWTALIDYMLLPMVNCLIIRSYLEAIFPGIPGWIWVVVYCVFVTTLIYLTMRGTSNINMILLVFSIAVMAVFVVMVIAQLMRGEGQGTVASMMPFLHDEVTMAAVLMGATIVCFSFIGFDAVTMYAEEAKSPKIMPRAILLTVIIGGAIFLIAGYFTQLRFPSSDAFPAAAIEDSTLPEIGLQVGGPVFQAILTSAGFAATLASGLASHASVSRMLLVMGRNNVLPKKFFGYINPRTHTPTFNIVLTGAISLLAMSFTLEMIAAYINYGALIAFTFVNISVIAWFAIRKGRRKTAKDIFTFIVLPGIGMLLTGLLWANLHIDALIGGLIWTAIGFIYLVVLTRGFRRKVAAFDESQPVTGFNKVPEFGDNDR, encoded by the coding sequence ATGACGGCAACCGCCACGATGCCACGCGCTGGCAGCGGAACACTCAAACGTAATCTCGGCCTCTGGGCGATTGTGGGCCTCGGCCTGGGGTACATGACCCCGACCGTTGTCTTCGACACCTTCGGCATGGTGGCGAGAGACACCAACAACGTGGTTCCGGCCGCCTACCTCGTTGCGCTCATCGTGATGGTGTTCACGGCAATCAGCTACGGCAAGATGTCTGGCGCAATTCCGAGTGCCGGATCGGCGTACACCTACGTGCGCGAGTCGATCCATCCGAACGTGGGGTTCCTGGTCGGATGGACCGCCCTCATCGATTACATGCTGCTTCCGATGGTGAATTGCCTCATCATCCGCAGCTACCTCGAGGCCATTTTCCCGGGGATCCCGGGTTGGATCTGGGTCGTCGTGTACTGCGTGTTCGTGACCACCCTCATCTACCTGACGATGCGCGGTACCTCGAACATCAACATGATCCTGCTGGTCTTTTCGATCGCCGTGATGGCGGTGTTTGTCGTGATGGTGATCGCGCAGCTCATGCGCGGCGAGGGCCAGGGCACGGTTGCCTCGATGATGCCGTTCCTGCACGACGAGGTGACTATGGCCGCGGTGCTTATGGGCGCGACGATTGTCTGCTTCTCGTTCATTGGCTTTGACGCTGTGACCATGTACGCGGAAGAGGCGAAGTCGCCGAAGATCATGCCCCGCGCGATCCTGCTCACCGTCATCATCGGGGGCGCGATCTTCCTGATCGCCGGCTACTTCACGCAGCTGCGCTTCCCGAGCTCGGACGCGTTCCCCGCGGCCGCCATCGAGGACAGCACGCTGCCCGAGATTGGACTCCAGGTGGGAGGCCCGGTATTCCAGGCAATCCTCACCTCCGCAGGGTTCGCGGCGACGCTCGCCTCCGGCCTCGCCTCGCACGCCTCGGTGTCGCGCATGCTGCTCGTGATGGGGCGCAATAACGTGCTGCCGAAGAAGTTCTTCGGCTACATCAACCCGCGCACGCACACGCCGACCTTCAATATCGTGCTGACCGGCGCGATCAGCCTCCTCGCGATGTCGTTCACGCTTGAGATGATTGCCGCCTACATTAACTACGGGGCGCTCATCGCGTTCACCTTCGTCAACATCTCGGTGATTGCCTGGTTCGCGATCCGCAAGGGCCGCCGGAAGACCGCGAAGGACATCTTCACCTTCATCGTGCTGCCGGGCATTGGCATGCTCCTCACGGGTCTGCTGTGGGCGAACCTCCACATCGACGCGCTTATCGGCGGGCTCATCTGGACCGCGATCGGGTTCATCTACCTCGTCGTGCTCACGCGGGGCTTCCGTCGCAAGGTCGCGGCGTTTGACGAGAGTCAGCCGGTGACCGGGTTCAACAAGGTGCCGGAGTTCGGCGACAACGACCGATAG
- the ftsE gene encoding cell division ATP-binding protein FtsE, whose product MIRFENVTKQYRGTQKPALDRVSLTINRGEFVFIVGASGSGKSSCLQLMLREEQPTSGTVHVLGHELGNLSTRKVPYFRRNLGVVFQDFRLLTGKTVYDNVAFSLQVIGKSRGFIQEAVPDTLEMVGLGGKAKRYPHELSGGEQQRVAIARAIVNKPAVLLADEPTGNLDPATSLGIMQLLRSINAAGTTVVMATHEAAFVDIMQQRVIELSQGVIVRDEQRGGYGETAAISLAEIPEAQRTALRTTEDAVKAVLAPDTSIAPIGGPAVQDPAAAQSAQQQPARPDTPAEVATPAPSRSTPSIPVIAPRAAAESPAPAEPVALPDTVNDETVNAKAPQADGQRKLPRFLDPHVRRDPVELSETGNLAQSLGLDGSAGNNDEQTDVGPVR is encoded by the coding sequence ATGATCCGATTTGAGAATGTCACCAAACAGTACCGGGGTACACAAAAGCCCGCCCTTGATCGGGTGAGCCTGACGATCAACCGGGGGGAATTCGTCTTTATTGTCGGCGCCTCCGGGTCGGGAAAGTCGAGTTGCCTGCAGCTGATGCTGCGCGAAGAGCAGCCGACCTCGGGCACCGTGCACGTGCTCGGTCACGAACTCGGCAACCTGTCGACCCGCAAGGTGCCGTATTTTCGGCGCAACCTCGGCGTCGTCTTCCAAGACTTCCGTCTGCTCACCGGCAAGACGGTCTATGACAATGTTGCGTTCTCGCTCCAGGTGATCGGGAAGTCCCGCGGGTTCATCCAGGAGGCCGTGCCCGACACCCTCGAGATGGTCGGACTGGGCGGCAAGGCGAAGCGCTACCCGCACGAGCTGTCGGGTGGCGAGCAGCAGCGCGTGGCGATTGCGCGCGCCATCGTCAACAAGCCCGCGGTGCTGCTCGCCGACGAGCCCACGGGCAACCTCGACCCCGCGACCAGCCTCGGCATCATGCAGTTGCTGCGCTCGATCAACGCCGCTGGCACGACCGTGGTCATGGCGACCCACGAAGCGGCTTTCGTCGATATCATGCAGCAGCGCGTGATCGAGTTGTCGCAGGGCGTCATCGTTCGCGACGAGCAGCGCGGCGGATACGGCGAGACTGCGGCGATTTCGCTCGCCGAGATCCCCGAGGCGCAGCGCACCGCCCTGCGCACGACCGAGGACGCGGTCAAAGCCGTCCTCGCGCCCGACACCTCGATCGCCCCGATCGGCGGGCCGGCGGTGCAGGATCCTGCCGCTGCTCAGTCCGCGCAGCAGCAGCCGGCTCGCCCGGACACCCCTGCCGAGGTGGCCACCCCTGCGCCCTCCCGCTCGACCCCGTCGATTCCGGTCATCGCGCCGCGTGCCGCGGCTGAGTCCCCGGCCCCGGCCGAGCCGGTCGCGCTCCCGGACACCGTGAACGACGAGACGGTCAACGCGAAGGCGCCGCAGGCTGACGGGCAACGCAAGCTCCCGAGATTCCTTGATCCGCACGTGAGGCGGGATCCGGTGGAGCTGTCTGAGACCGGAAACCTGGCGCAGTCGCTGGGGCTCGACGGCAGCGCGGGAAACAATGATGAGCAGACTGATGTGGGGCCCGTGCGATGA
- the prfB gene encoding peptide chain release factor 2 codes for MLDLDLTSRIRAVRGTFADILQVSDLAKLEREAAEFEELAAAPDLWDDLAEAQRITSGLSHRQAQIARLRAIESRLDDLDVLVEMAQDEDDEASAEEARSELAEIESVVGQLEVQTLLAGEYDEYSAVMTIRAGAGGVDAADFAEMLQRMYLRWGEKNEHRVTVMETSYAEEAGIKSTTIQFEGPYAFGTLSVEAGTHRLVRMSPFNSAGKRQTSFAAVEVIPLMPEAVSVEIPEGDLRVDVYRSSGPGGQSVNTTDSAVRLTHLPTGTVVSMQNEKSQIQNRAAAMRVLQSRLLILQREAEAAKKKELAGNITASWGDQMRSYVLAPYQMVKDLRTEHEVNNPQAVFDGDIDGFIAAGIRWRSLSKA; via the coding sequence ATGCTCGACCTCGATCTCACCTCCCGGATCCGCGCCGTCCGCGGTACCTTCGCCGACATCTTGCAGGTGTCCGACTTAGCCAAGCTCGAGCGGGAGGCGGCGGAGTTCGAAGAACTGGCCGCGGCGCCTGACCTCTGGGACGACCTGGCGGAGGCGCAACGCATCACGAGCGGGCTGAGCCACCGCCAGGCACAGATCGCTCGGCTGCGCGCCATCGAGAGCCGACTCGACGACCTCGACGTCTTGGTAGAGATGGCACAGGACGAAGATGACGAGGCCAGCGCCGAAGAGGCCCGCTCGGAGCTCGCCGAGATCGAGTCCGTCGTCGGGCAGCTCGAGGTGCAGACGCTGTTGGCGGGGGAGTACGACGAGTATTCGGCCGTCATGACGATTCGCGCCGGCGCCGGTGGTGTCGATGCTGCGGACTTCGCCGAGATGCTGCAGCGCATGTACCTGCGCTGGGGCGAGAAGAACGAGCACCGCGTCACCGTGATGGAGACGAGCTACGCCGAAGAGGCGGGCATCAAGTCGACGACGATTCAGTTCGAGGGGCCGTACGCGTTCGGAACCCTGTCGGTCGAGGCGGGAACGCACCGTCTCGTGCGGATGAGCCCGTTCAACTCTGCTGGCAAGCGTCAGACCAGCTTCGCCGCGGTCGAGGTGATTCCGCTGATGCCAGAGGCGGTCTCGGTTGAGATTCCCGAAGGCGACCTGCGGGTCGACGTGTACCGCTCGAGCGGGCCAGGCGGGCAATCGGTGAACACCACGGACTCCGCGGTGCGCCTTACCCACCTCCCGACGGGCACCGTTGTCTCGATGCAGAACGAGAAGAGCCAGATCCAGAACCGCGCCGCCGCCATGCGTGTGCTGCAGTCCCGCCTGCTCATCCTGCAGCGTGAGGCCGAGGCGGCGAAGAAGAAGGAGCTCGCGGGCAATATCACCGCGAGCTGGGGCGACCAGATGCGCAGCTACGTGCTCGCGCCCTACCAAATGGTCAAGGACCTCCGCACGGAGCACGAGGTGAACAACCCACAGGCCGTGTTCGACGGCGACATCGACGGATTTATCGCGGCGGGCATCCGCTGGCGCTCGCTCTCGAAGGCGTAA